Proteins from a genomic interval of Aureimonas sp. AU20:
- a CDS encoding alkene reductase encodes MAHTKLFESFDLGPLHLSNRTVMAPLTRSRATPDGVPKEMHVEYYRQRAGAGLIISEATNISVEGRGYAWTPGIYSDEQVTAWKKVTDAVHAEGGKIVLQLWHVGRISHPDLQPGGALPVAPSAVKPSGKAFTEEGFKDHVEPRALEEAELPRLIQDYVKATRNARAAGFDGVEVHSANGYLLDQFLRDGTNTRTDRYGGTIENRMRLPLEVVDAVVAAWDKAHVGIRISPVTVMGGSSESDQQTLFNAYVEELDKRGLLYLHVIEGQTGGDRGKDGFDYHALRQRFQGTYMGNNEYDVDLAKQRLDAGEIDLVCFGKLFISNPDLVARLRIGAPLNEWDQNTFYGGDEHGYTDYPSLTPEEVARYAHAA; translated from the coding sequence ATGGCCCATACCAAGCTCTTCGAATCGTTCGATCTGGGGCCCCTGCATCTTTCGAACCGAACCGTCATGGCACCGCTGACGCGATCGCGCGCCACGCCGGATGGCGTGCCGAAAGAGATGCATGTCGAATACTACCGCCAGCGGGCGGGCGCCGGCCTCATCATTTCCGAGGCCACGAACATTTCGGTTGAGGGGCGCGGCTATGCCTGGACGCCCGGCATCTATTCCGACGAGCAGGTGACGGCCTGGAAGAAGGTGACGGACGCCGTCCACGCCGAGGGCGGCAAGATCGTTCTTCAGCTCTGGCATGTCGGCCGTATTTCGCATCCTGACCTGCAGCCGGGCGGCGCGCTGCCCGTGGCGCCCTCGGCGGTGAAGCCGAGCGGCAAGGCCTTCACGGAAGAAGGCTTCAAGGACCATGTCGAGCCGCGCGCGCTGGAGGAAGCTGAGCTTCCCCGCCTGATTCAGGACTACGTGAAGGCGACGCGCAACGCCCGCGCGGCCGGCTTCGACGGCGTCGAGGTCCATTCCGCCAATGGCTACTTGCTCGACCAGTTCCTGCGCGACGGCACCAACACGCGCACGGACCGCTACGGCGGCACGATCGAGAACCGGATGCGCCTGCCTCTCGAAGTCGTGGACGCGGTGGTCGCGGCCTGGGACAAGGCACATGTCGGCATCCGCATTTCGCCGGTCACCGTGATGGGCGGTTCCAGCGAGAGCGACCAGCAGACGCTGTTCAACGCCTATGTCGAGGAACTCGACAAGCGCGGCCTGCTCTATCTCCACGTAATCGAGGGGCAGACCGGCGGCGACCGGGGCAAGGACGGGTTCGACTATCACGCCCTGCGCCAGCGTTTCCAGGGCACCTATATGGGCAACAACGAATACGACGTGGACCTCGCCAAACAGCGTCTCGACGCGGGCGAGATCGATCTCGTCTGCTTCGGCAAGCTGTTCATCTCCAATCCCGACCTCGTGGCGCGCCTGCGCATCGGCGCCCCGCTCAACGAGTGGGATCAGAACACGTTCTACGGCGGCGACGAGCACGGTTACACCGACTACCCCTCGCTGACACCCGAGGAAGTGGCGCGCTACGCCCACGCCGCCTGA
- a CDS encoding 23S rRNA (adenine(2030)-N(6))-methyltransferase RlmJ produces MNYRHAFHAGNFADVVKHALFCRLISYLQRKEKPFRVMDTHAGRGLYDLDADEARRTGEAVEGIDRLVASPAWDDPLLAEYRAAVEAARARFGADTYPGSPLIARHLLRRQDRLSAYELHPVDAGALGELFAGDSHVKAIELDGWLALGAHVPPKEKRGIVLIDPPFERTDEIETIVEQLARAHARWPGGVYAVWYPIKRPAQHRRFHDLLRESGIPNIVAADFWREPHTAEERLVGTGLVVVNPPYTFAAEAEAIFALLQPVLTLSPGAECGIHVLAEE; encoded by the coding sequence GTGAACTACCGCCACGCCTTCCATGCCGGAAACTTCGCCGACGTGGTGAAACACGCCCTGTTCTGCCGGCTGATCAGCTATCTCCAACGCAAGGAGAAGCCGTTCCGCGTCATGGACACCCATGCCGGACGTGGCCTCTACGACCTCGATGCCGACGAGGCGCGGCGCACGGGCGAGGCTGTGGAAGGCATCGACCGGCTCGTGGCCTCCCCCGCCTGGGACGACCCGCTTCTGGCCGAGTATCGCGCGGCGGTGGAAGCGGCGCGGGCGCGCTTCGGCGCCGACACCTATCCCGGCTCGCCCCTGATCGCGCGCCATCTCCTGCGCCGGCAGGACCGGCTCAGCGCCTACGAGCTGCATCCCGTGGACGCCGGGGCGCTGGGCGAGCTCTTCGCTGGGGACAGCCACGTGAAGGCGATCGAGCTCGACGGCTGGCTGGCGCTCGGCGCTCATGTGCCCCCGAAGGAAAAGCGCGGGATCGTGCTGATCGACCCGCCCTTCGAGCGCACCGACGAGATCGAGACGATCGTGGAGCAGCTGGCGCGCGCGCATGCGCGCTGGCCGGGCGGCGTCTATGCCGTCTGGTATCCGATCAAGCGGCCGGCCCAGCACCGCCGCTTTCATGACCTGCTGCGCGAAAGCGGCATTCCCAATATCGTGGCGGCCGATTTTTGGCGCGAGCCGCACACGGCCGAGGAGCGGCTGGTCGGCACCGGTCTCGTGGTCGTGAACCCGCCCTATACGTTCGCGGCCGAGGCGGAGGCGATTTTTGCCTTGCTCCAACCCGTCCTCACCCTTTCGCCGGGTGCGGAATGTGGCATTCATGTGCTGGCCGAAGAATGA
- a CDS encoding glutathione S-transferase family protein produces the protein MRLLYSKPSPYSSKVRMSAHLCGLALDCVPTDTGAEGDDLLSTNPLGKIPALELDDGSVLYDSRVICEYFDRASGNLLIPQTLEGWTICKRIEALADGLTEAVMATLYEVRYRPEEKRHQPWVDKQWRRAHRGLDALEADVANLPEAPSLAHFAVASDLGWIHLRYPGAFEEKNPGLVRWLDGFYAANLAYADLKPVA, from the coding sequence ATGCGCCTGCTTTATTCCAAGCCTTCGCCCTATTCGTCGAAGGTGCGCATGTCCGCGCATCTTTGCGGCCTCGCGCTCGACTGCGTGCCGACCGACACCGGCGCGGAGGGCGACGATCTCCTTTCCACAAACCCGCTCGGCAAGATCCCCGCGCTGGAGCTGGACGACGGCTCGGTTCTCTACGACAGCCGGGTGATCTGCGAGTATTTCGACCGCGCTAGCGGCAATCTCCTGATCCCGCAGACGCTGGAAGGTTGGACGATCTGCAAGCGCATCGAGGCGCTGGCGGACGGGCTGACGGAAGCGGTGATGGCGACGCTCTATGAGGTGCGCTATCGCCCAGAGGAAAAGCGACATCAGCCCTGGGTCGACAAGCAGTGGCGCCGCGCCCATCGCGGGCTCGACGCGCTGGAAGCCGATGTCGCGAACCTGCCCGAGGCGCCGAGCCTGGCGCATTTCGCGGTCGCGAGCGATCTGGGTTGGATTCATCTGCGCTATCCCGGAGCCTTCGAAGAGAAGAACCCGGGCCTCGTGCGCTGGCTGGACGGCTTCTATGCCGCGAACCTGGCCTATGCCGACCTGAAGCCGGTGGCCTGA
- a CDS encoding outer membrane protein, whose amino-acid sequence MKVFRTFALGATLTLLASGAYAADAVLPEAAAPVAPAAPAYTWSGPYAGGFVGYNFAHFDQSSGASFNGEGVVGGVYAGYSLQTERFVYGLEGDIGASDVDAGGFNVATGVPISADSTAFGSLRARVGVDYDPILLFATGGVAVSNKELTLRGANDDQTHVGYTVGAGVEAKVANGVTSRVEYRYSNFENKTYDLGNVSVSSGFDEHSIRAGLALKF is encoded by the coding sequence ATGAAGGTGTTCCGCACCTTTGCCCTTGGTGCAACGCTGACGCTGCTGGCCTCCGGTGCCTATGCGGCCGATGCCGTCCTGCCCGAGGCGGCCGCGCCCGTCGCGCCGGCCGCTCCCGCCTATACCTGGTCCGGTCCCTATGCCGGCGGCTTCGTCGGCTACAACTTCGCCCATTTCGACCAGAGCAGCGGCGCGAGCTTCAATGGCGAGGGCGTCGTGGGCGGCGTCTATGCCGGCTACAGCTTGCAGACCGAGCGCTTCGTCTATGGTCTCGAAGGTGATATCGGCGCTTCCGACGTGGATGCCGGTGGGTTCAATGTCGCGACCGGCGTTCCCATCTCGGCCGATTCCACGGCCTTCGGCTCGTTGCGCGCCCGCGTCGGCGTCGACTACGATCCGATTCTCCTGTTCGCGACGGGCGGCGTCGCCGTGTCCAACAAGGAGCTGACGCTGCGAGGCGCCAACGACGACCAGACCCATGTCGGCTACACCGTCGGCGCTGGCGTCGAGGCCAAGGTGGCAAACGGCGTCACCTCGCGCGTCGAGTATCGCTACTCGAATTTCGAAAACAAAACCTACGATCTCGGCAACGTGTCGGTTTCCTCGGGCTTCGACGAGCATTCGATACGGGCCGGTCTCGCGCTGAAATTCTGA
- the uvrC gene encoding excinuclease ABC subunit UvrC, whose translation MTDEVIPEIDDEDEDFAGDELEADVAAEPSAAASLIAAIEWDDGGRDVDQTLVGAELISEFQKRLPNSPGVYRMFDEANEVLYVGKAKSLKKRVASYTRLVGHTNRIMRMIRATRHMEFVTTRTETEALLLEANLIKRLRPRFNVLMRDDKSFPYILVSDDHEAPAIFKHRGARSRKGSYFGPFASGGAVGRTVASLQRAFLLRTCTDSVYETRSRPCLLYQIKRCAGPCTREIPLEDYQALVNEAKGFLSGRSSQVKQGIASAMQEAAENLDFERAAVFRDRLSALAHIQGHQGINPHGVEEADVFAIHQEGGLTCIQVFFFRTGQNWGNRAYFPKADSTLEPGEVLGAFLGQFYDDKPPASLVLLPVEVEDATILAEALAIKAGRRVQIAVPQRGEKKDLVDHATANAREALGRRLAETSSQARLLAGLKETFALDQVPRRIEVFDNSHIMGTNAVGAMIVAGPQGFAKSQYRKFNIKGTDITPGDDFGMMREVMTRRFSRLIKEHGEDGPAPAPAPTEGVEPEDAVEAADMPAWPDLVLVDGGKGQISAVRKILTELGIADKVTTIGVAKGVDRDAGRERFIVEGRESFSLPPRDPVLYFVQRLRDEAHRFAIGTHRAKRKKELTANPLDEIGGIGPSRKRALLHHFGTAKAVSRAAFDDLLKVEGISAAMAKTIYDHFHERQ comes from the coding sequence ATGACCGACGAAGTGATTCCCGAGATCGACGACGAGGACGAGGATTTCGCAGGCGACGAGTTGGAGGCCGATGTCGCCGCCGAGCCGTCCGCCGCAGCGTCGCTGATCGCCGCGATCGAATGGGACGACGGCGGGCGCGACGTCGACCAGACTCTGGTCGGCGCCGAGCTGATCTCCGAATTTCAGAAGCGCCTGCCCAACAGCCCCGGCGTCTACCGCATGTTCGACGAGGCGAACGAAGTCCTCTATGTCGGCAAGGCGAAGTCGCTGAAGAAGCGCGTGGCGAGCTACACCCGCCTCGTCGGCCACACCAACCGCATCATGCGCATGATCCGCGCGACGCGGCACATGGAGTTCGTCACCACCCGCACCGAGACCGAGGCGCTGCTTCTCGAAGCCAACCTCATCAAGCGCCTGCGCCCGCGCTTCAACGTGTTGATGCGGGACGACAAGTCCTTTCCCTACATTCTCGTTTCGGACGATCACGAGGCGCCGGCGATCTTCAAGCATCGCGGCGCACGCTCGCGAAAGGGCAGCTATTTCGGCCCCTTCGCCTCGGGCGGTGCGGTCGGCCGGACGGTCGCCTCGCTGCAACGAGCCTTCCTGCTGCGCACCTGCACCGACTCTGTCTACGAGACACGCTCGCGCCCATGCCTCCTCTACCAGATCAAGCGTTGCGCGGGCCCCTGCACGCGTGAGATCCCGCTGGAGGACTACCAAGCGCTGGTGAACGAGGCGAAGGGCTTCCTCTCCGGCCGCTCCAGCCAGGTGAAGCAGGGCATCGCCAGCGCCATGCAGGAAGCGGCGGAAAATCTCGACTTCGAGCGCGCGGCCGTGTTCCGGGATCGTCTGTCGGCGCTGGCCCATATCCAGGGCCATCAGGGCATCAACCCGCATGGCGTCGAAGAGGCCGACGTCTTCGCCATCCACCAGGAAGGCGGACTGACCTGCATCCAGGTCTTCTTCTTCCGCACCGGACAGAACTGGGGCAACCGGGCCTATTTCCCCAAAGCCGATTCGACGCTTGAGCCCGGCGAGGTTCTGGGCGCCTTTCTCGGCCAGTTCTACGACGACAAGCCGCCCGCCTCGCTGGTGCTGCTGCCGGTCGAGGTGGAGGACGCGACGATCCTGGCCGAGGCGCTGGCAATCAAGGCCGGACGCCGGGTGCAGATCGCCGTTCCCCAGCGCGGCGAAAAGAAGGATCTGGTGGACCACGCCACCGCCAACGCCCGCGAGGCGCTGGGCCGGCGGCTGGCCGAGACCTCCTCGCAGGCGCGCCTCCTCGCCGGTCTCAAGGAGACCTTCGCGCTCGACCAAGTGCCGCGCCGCATCGAAGTGTTCGACAATTCGCACATCATGGGCACCAACGCCGTCGGCGCGATGATCGTCGCCGGGCCGCAGGGCTTTGCGAAAAGCCAGTATCGCAAGTTCAACATCAAGGGCACCGACATCACGCCGGGCGACGATTTCGGCATGATGCGCGAGGTCATGACGCGCCGATTCTCGCGCCTCATCAAAGAGCATGGCGAAGATGGACCCGCTCCCGCCCCCGCGCCGACCGAAGGCGTCGAGCCGGAGGACGCGGTGGAGGCGGCCGACATGCCGGCTTGGCCCGATCTCGTTCTGGTGGACGGTGGCAAGGGACAAATCTCGGCGGTGCGAAAAATCCTCACCGAGCTTGGTATCGCCGACAAGGTGACGACGATCGGCGTCGCCAAGGGCGTCGACCGCGACGCCGGGCGCGAGCGCTTCATCGTGGAAGGGCGCGAGTCCTTCTCGCTGCCGCCGCGCGATCCCGTGCTCTACTTCGTTCAGCGCCTGCGCGACGAGGCGCATCGCTTCGCCATCGGCACCCACCGGGCCAAGCGCAAGAAGGAGCTGACCGCCAACCCGCTGGACGAGATCGGCGGCATCGGCCCCTCTCGAAAGCGCGCCTTGCTGCATCATTTCGGAACGGCGAAGGCGGTGTCGCGCGCGGCCTTCGACGATCTCCTGAAGGTGGAAGGCATTTCGGCCGCCATGGCGAAGACGATCTACGACCATTTCCACGAGCGTCAGTAA
- the pgsA gene encoding CDP-diacylglycerol--glycerol-3-phosphate 3-phosphatidyltransferase, which yields MASKALNLPNILTYARIVAVPLVVLCFFVEGRLHGSDAARWWALGLFVVASVTDWLDGYLARAWQQTSTIGRMLDPIADKLLVAAALLVLAADGTIAGWTIWAAIVILCREILVSGLREYLAELKVSVPVTRLAKWKTATQMVAISFLLAGPAGDVILPFVTKSGIVLLWISAIITLYTGYDYFRAGLRHIDV from the coding sequence ATGGCCTCCAAGGCGCTGAACCTTCCCAACATCCTCACCTATGCGCGAATCGTCGCCGTTCCCTTGGTGGTTCTCTGCTTCTTCGTGGAAGGCCGGCTGCATGGTTCGGACGCGGCGCGCTGGTGGGCGCTCGGCCTCTTCGTCGTCGCCAGCGTGACCGACTGGCTGGACGGCTATCTCGCCCGCGCCTGGCAGCAAACCTCGACCATCGGCCGGATGCTCGACCCGATCGCGGACAAGCTTCTGGTCGCGGCGGCCCTGCTGGTGCTGGCGGCCGACGGCACGATCGCGGGATGGACGATCTGGGCGGCGATCGTCATCCTCTGCCGCGAGATCCTCGTGTCTGGCCTTCGCGAATATCTGGCCGAGCTGAAGGTTTCCGTGCCGGTTACGCGCCTCGCCAAGTGGAAGACGGCGACTCAGATGGTCGCGATCTCCTTCCTCCTGGCCGGCCCGGCCGGCGACGTGATCCTGCCCTTCGTGACGAAATCCGGCATCGTCCTCCTTTGGATCAGCGCCATCATCACGCTCTACACCGGCTACGATTACTTTCGCGCCGGCCTGCGCCATATCGACGTTTAG
- the moaD gene encoding molybdopterin converting factor subunit 1: MKIVYFAWIRERIGLDEEEVALPAGIITVTDFLHWLKGRGENYASALQAPETVRVALDQEHTEHSEPLGNCREVAVFPPMTGG, from the coding sequence ATGAAGATCGTTTATTTCGCCTGGATTCGCGAGCGCATCGGCCTCGACGAAGAGGAAGTCGCCCTTCCCGCCGGCATCATCACCGTCACCGACTTTCTCCACTGGCTGAAAGGCCGGGGCGAGAACTATGCTAGCGCGCTCCAGGCGCCCGAGACGGTGCGCGTCGCCCTCGACCAGGAACACACCGAGCATTCCGAGCCGCTGGGCAACTGCCGCGAGGTCGCCGTGTTTCCGCCGATGACGGGCGGCTGA
- a CDS encoding molybdenum cofactor biosynthesis protein MoaE, with translation MEAARNSVRAERIDLAAELERFAPGGDAGAVVTFTGYCRDEGGRLAALELEHYPGMAEREIGRIAAEAMDRWELIRILCIHRHGMIRPGEEIVLVACASMHRRAAFEAASFVMDFMKTRAPFWKREHLKDGTIGGWVEAKDTDDAASDRWHRL, from the coding sequence ATGGAGGCCGCCCGCAATTCCGTCCGAGCCGAGCGGATCGATCTCGCAGCCGAGCTGGAGCGCTTCGCGCCGGGGGGCGATGCCGGCGCGGTGGTCACCTTCACCGGCTATTGCCGCGACGAGGGCGGCCGGCTCGCCGCGCTGGAGCTCGAACATTATCCCGGCATGGCCGAACGCGAGATCGGGCGCATCGCCGCCGAGGCGATGGACCGCTGGGAGCTGATCCGCATTCTCTGCATCCATCGCCACGGGATGATCCGGCCGGGCGAGGAGATCGTGCTCGTCGCCTGCGCCTCCATGCATCGCAGGGCGGCCTTCGAAGCGGCGAGCTTCGTCATGGACTTCATGAAGACCCGCGCCCCGTTCTGGAAACGCGAGCATCTCAAGGATGGCACGATCGGCGGCTGGGTCGAGGCCAAGGATACGGACGACGCGGCGAGCGACCGCTGGCACCGGCTCTGA
- the ndk gene encoding nucleoside-diphosphate kinase, with amino-acid sequence MAIERTFSMIKPDATRRNLTGAITKMLEEGGLRVVASKRVWMSRREAEGFYAVHKERPFFGELVESMSAGPTIVQVLEGENAISRNRELMGATNPAQAAEGTIRKVHALSIGENSVHGSDAAETAKEEIAYWFSETEIVG; translated from the coding sequence ATGGCGATCGAACGCACCTTTTCCATGATCAAGCCCGATGCGACCCGTCGCAACCTGACCGGCGCGATCACCAAGATGCTGGAAGAGGGTGGCCTTCGCGTCGTCGCTTCCAAGCGCGTGTGGATGAGCCGCCGCGAGGCGGAAGGCTTCTACGCCGTCCACAAGGAGCGCCCCTTCTTCGGCGAGCTGGTCGAGTCCATGTCGGCCGGCCCGACGATCGTGCAGGTTCTGGAAGGCGAGAACGCCATCTCGCGCAACCGCGAGCTGATGGGCGCCACCAACCCGGCCCAGGCCGCCGAGGGCACGATCCGCAAGGTCCACGCCCTGTCGATCGGCGAGAACTCGGTGCACGGCTCCGACGCCGCCGAGACGGCGAAGGAAGAGATCGCCTACTGGTTCTCCGAGACCGAGATCGTCGGCTGA
- a CDS encoding glutathione S-transferase family protein, which yields MTLALYELVGRDSARPFSPHCWKARMALAHKGLPYEMRPVSFTEVSSVENGVDRTVPVLRDGEAVVQDSFAIAHYLDVHHADRPALLGGEAGEGVTRFVESWSQRTIHPYVVSVAVLDIHAILDQPNQTFFRAKREAAFGRKLEDIQDGRTEEKLAAFRRSLEPLRATLKRQPFLGGQSPRFADYIVFSPFQWVRIVSTFQLLEQGDPIADWVERCLDLHDGAARRVPAAR from the coding sequence ATGACCCTAGCACTCTATGAACTCGTCGGTCGCGATTCGGCTCGGCCCTTCTCGCCCCATTGCTGGAAGGCGCGCATGGCGCTGGCGCACAAGGGTCTCCCTTACGAGATGCGGCCGGTCTCCTTCACCGAAGTGTCCAGCGTCGAGAACGGCGTGGACCGGACGGTGCCGGTGCTGCGCGACGGTGAGGCCGTGGTGCAGGACAGTTTCGCCATCGCCCATTATCTCGACGTGCATCATGCGGACCGGCCGGCGCTGCTCGGCGGCGAAGCGGGCGAGGGCGTCACGCGCTTCGTGGAAAGCTGGTCCCAGCGCACGATCCATCCCTATGTCGTGTCCGTCGCGGTTCTCGATATCCACGCCATCTTGGACCAGCCGAACCAGACCTTCTTCCGGGCCAAGCGCGAGGCCGCCTTCGGGCGCAAGCTGGAAGACATTCAGGACGGCCGAACCGAAGAGAAGCTCGCTGCCTTCCGTCGCTCGCTGGAGCCCCTGCGCGCGACACTGAAGCGCCAGCCCTTTCTGGGCGGTCAGAGCCCGCGCTTCGCCGACTATATCGTCTTCAGTCCGTTCCAGTGGGTGCGTATCGTCTCGACCTTCCAGCTGCTGGAGCAAGGCGACCCGATCGCGGATTGGGTGGAGCGCTGCCTCGACCTGCACGACGGCGCGGCGCGCCGGGTTCCGGCAGCGCGTTGA
- a CDS encoding DinB family protein — protein MYHEQLVTFAAYNRWANQRLFEAAAALGPERFAADRGVFFHSMLGTLNHLLATDRIWMQRFTGAGEAPSRLDTVLFETFEPLREARAAEDARIEAYIGSLSEAALAGTFRYTPISKPVPVEGRLGPALFHLFNHQTHHRGQAHAILTGFGLAAPGLDLIAFIRETGRD, from the coding sequence ATGTATCACGAACAACTCGTCACGTTTGCGGCCTATAATCGCTGGGCCAACCAACGGCTCTTCGAGGCGGCCGCCGCTTTGGGGCCGGAGCGGTTCGCGGCCGATCGCGGCGTGTTCTTCCACTCCATGCTGGGAACGCTGAACCATCTCCTCGCCACCGACCGCATCTGGATGCAGCGCTTCACCGGCGCGGGCGAGGCGCCGAGCCGGCTGGACACTGTCCTGTTCGAGACATTCGAGCCGCTGCGCGAAGCGCGAGCGGCGGAGGACGCGCGGATCGAGGCCTATATCGGCTCGCTCAGCGAGGCCGCCCTCGCCGGCACCTTCCGCTACACGCCGATCTCTAAGCCGGTGCCGGTGGAGGGCCGGCTCGGCCCCGCGCTGTTCCACCTCTTCAACCACCAGACCCATCATCGCGGGCAGGCCCATGCGATCCTGACCGGCTTCGGGCTTGCCGCTCCGGGGCTCGACCTCATCGCCTTTATCCGCGAAACCGGGCGCGACTGA
- a CDS encoding ABC-F family ATP-binding cassette domain-containing protein, with amino-acid sequence MLQINDLSARVAGRLLIDHASLTIPSGTKAGLVGRNGAGKSTLFRVITGDLASESGNVSFPRGTRLGQVAQEAPGTHESLLEIVLKADEERVALLAEAETAKDPDRIADIHLRLADIESHSAEARAASILSGLGFDAEAQARPVGSFSGGWRMRVALAAVLFSRPDLLLLDEPTNYLDLEGTLWLENFVSRYPYTVLIISHDRDVLNNAVNAIIHLDQRKLVFYRGDYDSFERQRAEKMELLQKSITKQQAERKHMEAFVERFRAKASKARQAQSRLKALERMKPLAAIVEEHVTPFTFPAPEKILASPIIRMENVAVGYSAERSILKGLNLRIDADDRIALLGANGNGKSTFAKLIADRLREQSGSITRAPGLKIAMFAQHQIDDLRPNETAVQHVRRHMPDATEPKVRARVAQMGLVTEKMDTVADNLSGGEKARLLMGLATLDAPNLLILDEPTNHLDIEARESLVRALNDYSGAVILISHDRHMVEATMDRLWIVGDGTVSRYDGDLEDYKKLILSGTRAGGGNQGETIAVVESPTLSKVDQRRAAAERREALKPLKKKISALEIQMTRLQQTLADLDGKLADPALYTKEPAKAADLAKQKASVERTLQKCEGEWLEFTEEHDAAMTAD; translated from the coding sequence ATGCTTCAGATCAACGACTTGTCCGCCCGCGTCGCGGGGCGCCTACTTATCGACCACGCCAGCCTGACGATCCCGAGCGGGACCAAGGCGGGCCTCGTCGGCCGCAACGGCGCGGGCAAGTCGACCCTGTTCCGCGTCATTACCGGCGACCTCGCCTCGGAAAGCGGCAATGTCTCGTTTCCGCGCGGCACGCGCCTCGGCCAGGTGGCGCAGGAAGCGCCGGGCACGCACGAGTCGCTGCTCGAAATCGTGCTGAAGGCCGACGAGGAGCGCGTCGCGCTTCTGGCCGAGGCCGAGACGGCGAAGGACCCCGACCGCATCGCCGACATCCATCTGCGGCTCGCCGACATCGAAAGCCATTCGGCGGAAGCGCGCGCGGCCTCGATCCTGTCCGGCCTCGGCTTCGACGCCGAAGCGCAGGCACGCCCGGTCGGCAGCTTCTCGGGCGGCTGGCGCATGCGCGTCGCGCTCGCGGCCGTTCTCTTCTCGCGGCCCGACCTACTGCTCTTGGACGAGCCGACCAACTATCTCGACCTCGAAGGCACGCTCTGGCTGGAGAATTTCGTCTCCCGCTATCCCTACACCGTGCTGATCATCAGCCACGACCGCGACGTTCTGAACAACGCCGTCAATGCGATCATCCATCTCGACCAGCGCAAGCTCGTCTTCTATCGCGGCGACTACGACAGTTTCGAGCGCCAGCGCGCCGAGAAGATGGAGCTGCTGCAGAAGTCGATCACCAAGCAGCAGGCCGAGCGCAAGCATATGGAAGCCTTCGTGGAGCGCTTCCGCGCCAAGGCCTCCAAGGCGCGCCAGGCGCAGTCCCGCCTCAAGGCGCTGGAGCGTATGAAGCCGCTCGCGGCGATCGTGGAAGAGCATGTCACGCCCTTCACCTTCCCCGCGCCGGAGAAGATCCTCGCCTCGCCCATCATCCGCATGGAAAACGTCGCGGTCGGCTACTCCGCCGAACGCTCGATCCTCAAGGGCCTGAACCTGCGCATCGACGCGGACGATCGGATCGCCCTGCTCGGCGCCAACGGCAACGGCAAGTCGACTTTCGCCAAGCTGATCGCCGACCGGCTCCGCGAGCAGAGCGGCTCGATCACCCGCGCGCCGGGGCTGAAGATCGCCATGTTCGCGCAGCACCAGATCGACGATCTCAGGCCCAACGAGACGGCGGTCCAGCATGTGCGCCGGCACATGCCGGACGCGACCGAGCCCAAGGTGCGTGCTCGCGTCGCGCAGATGGGCCTCGTCACCGAGAAGATGGACACGGTGGCCGACAATCTGTCTGGCGGCGAGAAGGCGCGCCTCCTGATGGGCCTCGCCACGCTCGATGCGCCGAACCTCCTGATCCTCGACGAGCCGACCAACCACCTAGACATCGAAGCGCGCGAGAGCCTCGTGCGGGCGCTCAACGACTATAGCGGCGCCGTGATCCTCATCAGCCACGACCGGCACATGGTGGAAGCCACGATGGACAGGCTCTGGATCGTCGGCGACGGCACGGTGTCGCGCTACGACGGCGATCTGGAGGACTACAAGAAGCTGATCCTCTCCGGCACGCGGGCGGGCGGCGGCAACCAGGGCGAGACGATCGCCGTGGTGGAGTCCCCCACCCTTTCCAAGGTGGATCAGCGCCGCGCGGCAGCCGAGCGGCGCGAGGCGCTGAAGCCCCTCAAGAAGAAAATCTCCGCGCTGGAAATCCAGATGACCCGGTTGCAGCAGACGTTGGCCGATCTCGACGGCAAGCTCGCCGACCCCGCGCTATACACCAAGGAGCCGGCCAAGGCGGCCGACCTCGCCAAGCAGAAGGCCAGTGTCGAGCGCACGCTGCAAAAGTGCGAAGGCGAGTGGCTGGAGTTCACCGAGGAGCATGACGCCGCGATGACGGCTGATTAA